The following coding sequences are from one Megalopta genalis isolate 19385.01 chromosome 19, iyMegGena1_principal, whole genome shotgun sequence window:
- the LRR gene encoding capping protein regulator and myosin 1 linker 1 leucine rich repeat protein isoform X9, with product MSTRSQLTKDLNESVKALLGKHVKILLKNVVKLETKQDKQENRVLVFSPCRLFLLTAKVPTRLDCHFHYLEITSIESKRANQLLLTVGERYYNFTTTGAGADTTEVDAMIEALHTAIRNIFPTVPLNYIIRKIEVIPASRLQSIRGSELARSTEATRHTGPCGGFSTQYACMCDLHGVLYREEVAWDVDTIYLSHDTRELNLRDFDHLDQKDLVPIISALEYNTWFTKLRASHLKLSHEPLERLLHVMRRSLSIQELYLDNLGIKWDFAHKLSLALISNGNTMLQTIDLSYNTIEDKGGAHLSGPIGKLPKGLQKLNLAHCGLTGKGISQVAHALSLNRSMQTSLQYLNLSENSLKDDINNLCNFLAQPNSLTHLDLSGTDTTLECLFGALLRGCATNLVHLNVARNSFSSKKTKEIPPSFKQFFTATLSLKYLNISCCKLPLEALKHLLLGLACNESTVGLELDMSGNNLGSMGAHVLESCIHGVRCIASLDISDSNMDVDLAQVITAIGKNKSIKQLYMGRNTVSMKSKHIAIVMDALVQMLQEDDCVLQALHLPDSRLKSDLYNLINALGSNTCLHTLDISGNQIGDPGARLLAKALQINNHLRTIIYDKNNITLQGYADIVHALEKNCSVRHMPFPIFDLQPCMKTSAEKTEQLAKKIQDLLQRNVTPCKYSHGQAFRLQQGFLLSSTQQMVDRLVVQTQDTIKAIAAESCDANNDINYATGLIQDADNSKQLLPRLHEVLQRRDENNPIELKLHDMANELHKVVTGYLQDSLDAMIKCANEQCPTILQQTVIRGDESESIAVEDDLRNSCKEKNQISSEFIHTTITEQAGADIVNRVNELNLAVAGHVSDRITDEVIESLSRSYKNLIGDCDSRTRSSTPDVLRPSAGSMSSGSVIGVTSTVGVSTTLAIGRASLASEEDCPPETYSLVNSIGQCSSDQSPMKLDYLNLATPHLSNKRKSLHGRKLRPKSVVDSVEGLSADDIPDLLPPLPKSQAEEFSAISETEHSLTESLDSVSELPNTVGQQLQHLVKSRPRRTKTRAPTRPMLRPDQPMDGLALGEGLDVFFRPTTPTTPLISPTSDDSSLHTFPTDGSPNLSLASHKSIPPDTDKKPGCSSPMLKTLLEPAPRSRSSDNLEKFSPLVGRRSQDRDVSLATSVPKDYESRKSLTKKSAMEMDKSASQPLPSLKLRSIGFDLRSPTNGSSTKNTSEASKSPVLKPSAKGSCSTSDGKSNGALSKTKLTPPATAPKPRPWSMATDRKSGEFNLLSDGSSPNTSAGNTPDSGDALDESTDSGVSGPASLPPTLSASSTASSLSNTSVEKRSVRELAASLSKSKTERKEHEHTAPAAWRSVLQRSINQPDIKVMEVPKTVEEKRISYKLRRTSFLHDSNFNYDSDVVDV from the exons ATGTCAACCAGATCTCAACTTACGAAAGATTTAAACG AATCGGTGAAAGCGTTACTCGGTAAGCACGTGaagatattattaaaaaatgttgTGAAATTGGAAACAAAGCAGGATAAACAAGAAAATCGTGTTCTA GTTTTTTCACCATGCCGTCTGTTTCTTTTAACGGCCAAAGTACCCACAAGG CTCGACTGTCACTTTCATTACTTAGAAATAACATCTATAGAATCCAAAAGAGCAAACCAGTTATTATTAACTGTTGGAGAGAGGTATTACAATTTTACTACTACAGGAGCAGGCGCAGACACTACAGAAGTAGATGCAATGATCGAGGCCTTACATACTGCAATCCGAAATATCTTTCCAACTGTACCCTTAAA TtatattataagaaaaataGAAGTAATACCAGCTAGTAGATTGCAGAGCATAAGAGGTAGCGAATTAGCCAGAAGTACAGAAGCAACAAGACACACTGGGCCCTGTGGTGGATTTTCAACTCAGTATGCATGCATGTGTGACTTACATGGTGTATTATACAGAGAAGAAGTTGCTTGG GATGTTGATACAATATACCTCTCTCATGACACAAGGGAATTAAATTTAAGGGATTTTGATCATTTAGATCAGAAAGATTTGGTGCCAATCATTTCTGCCTTGGAATATAATACTTGGTTCACAAAATTACGAGCGTCTCATTTGAAATTGAGTCATGAACCTTTGGAACGATTATTACATGTTATGCGCAGATCTCTTTCCATTCAAGAACTGTATCTAGATAATCTTGGAattaaatg GGATTTTGCCCATAAATTATCACTAGCTTTAATTTCCAATGGTAACACAATGTTGCAAACTATTGATCTATCGTACAATACTATTGAAGATAAAG gaGGTGCACATTTAAGTGGTCCCATTGGCAAGCTACCTAAAGGATTACAAAAGCTAAACTTAGCACATTGTGGACTAACAGGGAAAGGAATAAGTCAAGTCGCACATGCGTTAAGTTTAAATAGAAGCATGCAAACTAGTTTGCAATATTTGAATCTTTCGGAAAACTCTTTAAAAGATGACATCAAT AATTTGTGCAATTTTTTAGCACAACCTAATAGCCTAACTCATTTAGATCTAAGCGGTACAGATACTACACTGGAATGT cTGTTTGGTGCTCTACTACGGGGTTGTGCAACTAATCTAGTCCATTTGAATGTCGCTCGCAATTCTTTTTCAAGCAAAAAGACCAAAGAAATACCACCCAGCTTTAAACAGTTCTTTACAGCTACACTTTCATTAAAGTACTTAAATATATCTTGCTGCAAATTGCCGTTAGAAGCATTGAAGCATTTATTACTTGGCTTGGCGTGTAATGAAAGTACAGTTGGTTTAGAACTTGATATGAGTGGAAACAACTTAGGTTCCATGGGCGCTCACGTACTGGAGTCATGTATACATGGTGTGCGTTGTATAGCATCATTGGATATTTCCGACAGCA acATGGATGTTGATTTAGCACAAGTAATAACTGCTATAGGAAAGAACAAGTCTATAAAACAATTATATATGGGCCGTAACACTGTTAGTATGAAAAGTAAACATATTGCCATTGTAATGGATGCACTTGTGCAAATGCTTCAAGAAGATGACTGCGTTTTACAAGCACTACATTTACCGGATTCTCGATTAAAGTCTGATCTCTATAATCTTATTAATGCTCTTGGTAGTAATACGTGTCTTCATACTCTAGATATTAGTGGTAATCAAATTGGAGATCCTGGTGCAAGATTATTAGCAAAAGCACTGCAGATTAACAATCATTTGCGGACCattatttacgataaaaataaCATTACACTTCAAGGTTATGCGGATATTGTTCATGCTTTGGAGAA GAATTGTAGTGTGAGGCACATGCCGTTCCCAATTTTCGATCTGCAGCCTTGTATGAAAACCTCTGCTGAGAAAACTGAACAACTGGCCAAAAAGATACAAGATTTATTACAAAGAAACGTTACACCTTGCAAGTACAGTCACGGTCAAGCCTTTAGACTGCAACAAGGTTTTCTATTAAGTTCTACACAACAAATGGTTGATAGACTGGTTGTACAGACTCAGGATACTATTAAAGCCATTGCTGCTGAAAGCTGTGATGCTAACAATGATATCAATTATGCCACTGGGCTTATACAGGACGCTGATAACTCGAAACAG CTGTTACCAAGATTGCACGAAGTACTTCAAAGACGAGATGAAAATAAtccaattgaattaaaattacacGACATGGCAAATGAGCTTCATAAAGTCGTAACTGGATATTTACag GATTCCTTAGATGCGATGATAAAATGTGCGAATGAGCAATGTCCTACAATACTACAGCAGACAGTAATCAGAGGAGATGAAAGCGAATCGATTGCTGTGGAAGATGATCTGCGTAATAGTTGCAAAGAGAAAAACCAAATCAGTAGCGAATTTATACACACTACTATTACAGAACAAGCTGGAGCAGACATAGTCAATAGAGTCAA TGAATTAAATTTAGCTGTTGCTGGCCATGTGTCTGACAGAATAACAGATGAAGTCATTGAATCGTTATCGAGAAGTTACAAGAATTTG ATCGGCGATTGCGATAGTAGAACAAGGAGTAGCACGCCAGATGTACTACGGCCTAGTGCTGGCTCGATGAGCAGTGGCAGTGTCATAGGTGTTACAAGTACAGTAGGTGTATCCACAACATTAGCTATTGGTAGAGCCAGTCTTGCTTCGGAAGAAGATTGTCCACCTGAAACTTACTCGCTAGTAAATTCCATTGGACAGTGTTCTAGCGATCAATCTCCGATG AAATTGGATTATTTAAATCTC GCAACGCCACATCTATCGAACAAACGCAAAAGTTTACATGGAAGAAAATTGAGACCTAAATCTGTGGTTGATTCGGTTGAGGGACTTTCTGCTGACGATATTCCTGATCTACTACCACCATTGCCAAAAAGTCAAGCAGAAG AGTTTTCAGCCATCTCAGAGACAGAACATTCTTTGACAGAATCTTTAGATTCTGTTTCGGAGTTGCCTAATACCGTGGGTCAACAGTTGCAACATTTAGTGAAATCTAGACCGCGTAGAACGAAAACTAGAGCACCTACAAGACCAATGTTGAGACCGGATCAACCAATGGATGGTCTTGCTCTTGGGGAAGGTCTCGACGTATTCTTCCGACCAACTACTCCAACAACTCCTCTTATATCTCCAACAAGCGATGATAG CTCCTTACATACGTTTCCGACTGATGGCAGTCCAAATTTATCTCTTGCCAGTCACAAAAGTATTCCACCCGATACGGATAAGAAACCTGGTTGTAGTTCACCAATGTTAAAAACACTCCTTGAGCCTGCCCCACGATCACGGTCTAGCGATAATTTGGAGAAGTTTTCTCCGCTCGTCGGTAGAAGATCTCAAG ATAGGGATGTATCTCTTGCAACGTCTGTTCCTAAAGATTACGAAAGCAGAAAAAGTTTAACGAAAAAATCGGCCATGGAAATGGACAAATCTGCGAGCCAACCACTGCCCTCCCTCAAACTAAGATCGATTGGTTTCGATCTTAGAAGTCCGACAAATGGTAGCAGTACGAAAAATACTTCCGAAGCATCAAAGTCTCCAGTATTAAAACCGTCAGCTAAAGGAAGTTGTTCCACCAGTGACGGAAAGAGTAATGGTGCTTTATCAAAGACTAAATTAACTCCGCCTGCAACAGCTCCGAAACCAAGGCCTTGGAGTATGGCCACTGATAGAAAATCCG gagaatttaatttattaagcgATGGTTCTAGTCCAAATACTTCAGCAGGGAATACGCCAGATTCTGGCGATGCTCTTGACGAGTCAACGGATAGTGGTGTAAGTGGTCCCGCTTCATTGCCACCAACATTATCAGCAAGTAGCACCGCTAGTTCTTTAAGCAATACAAGCGTAGAAAAGCGATCTGTCAGAGAATTGGCAGCTAGTTTAAGCAAGAGTAAAACAGAAAGGAAAGAACACG AGCATACCGCACCTGCAGCATGGAGGTCGGTGCTTCAACGTTCTATCAACCAACCAGATATCAag GTAATGGAAGTGCCGAAAACGGTTGAAGAGAAACGAATAAGTTATAAACTTCGACGTACTTCTTTTTTACATGATTCGAATTTTAACTATGATAGCGATGTAGTGGACGTTTGA
- the LRR gene encoding capping protein regulator and myosin 1 linker 1 leucine rich repeat protein isoform X1 → MSTRSQLTKDLNESVKALLGKHVKILLKNVVKLETKQDKQENRVLVFSPCRLFLLTAKVPTRLDCHFHYLEITSIESKRANQLLLTVGERYYNFTTTGAGADTTEVDAMIEALHTAIRNIFPTVPLNYIIRKIEVIPASRLQSIRGSELARSTEATRHTGPCGGFSTQYACMCDLHGVLYREEVAWDVDTIYLSHDTRELNLRDFDHLDQKDLVPIISALEYNTWFTKLRASHLKLSHEPLERLLHVMRRSLSIQELYLDNLGIKWDFAHKLSLALISNGNTMLQTIDLSYNTIEDKGGAHLSGPIGKLPKGLQKLNLAHCGLTGKGISQVAHALSLNRSMQTSLQYLNLSENSLKDDINNLCNFLAQPNSLTHLDLSGTDTTLECLFGALLRGCATNLVHLNVARNSFSSKKTKEIPPSFKQFFTATLSLKYLNISCCKLPLEALKHLLLGLACNESTVGLELDMSGNNLGSMGAHVLESCIHGVRCIASLDISDSNMDVDLAQVITAIGKNKSIKQLYMGRNTVSMKSKHIAIVMDALVQMLQEDDCVLQALHLPDSRLKSDLYNLINALGSNTCLHTLDISGNQIGDPGARLLAKALQINNHLRTIIYDKNNITLQGYADIVHALEKNCSVRHMPFPIFDLQPCMKTSAEKTEQLAKKIQDLLQRNVTPCKYSHGQAFRLQQGFLLSSTQQMVDRLVVQTQDTIKAIAAESCDANNDINYATGLIQDADNSKQLLPRLHEVLQRRDENNPIELKLHDMANELHKVVTGYLQDSLDAMIKCANEQCPTILQQTVIRGDESESIAVEDDLRNSCKEKNQISSEFIHTTITEQAGADIVNRVNELNLAVAGHVSDRITDEVIESLSRSYKNLIGDCDSRTRSSTPDVLRPSAGSMSSGSVIGVTSTVGVSTTLAIGRASLASEEDCPPETYSLVNSIGQCSSDQSPMKLDYLNLATPHLSNKRKSLHGRKLRPKSVVDSVEGLSADDIPDLLPPLPKSQAEEFSAISETEHSLTESLDSVSELPNTVGQQLQHLVKSRPRRTKTRAPTRPMLRPDQPMDGLALGEGLDVFFRPTTPTTPLISPTSDDSSLHTFPTDGSPNLSLASHKSIPPDTDKKPGCSSPMLKTLLEPAPRSRSSDNLEKFSPLVGRRSQGDSPLTASPLARRNTTDNAQNHERIVAKSDSSNGTSSNSFVNTADISKRSTLPITGSGTNSVSSRDSDENGKMLQLTTAANSSDRDVSLATSVPKDYESRKSLTKKSAMEMDKSASQPLPSLKLRSIGFDLRSPTNGSSTKNTSEASKSPVLKPSAKGSCSTSDGKSNGALSKTKLTPPATAPKPRPWSMATDRKSGEFNLLSDGSSPNTSAGNTPDSGDALDESTDSGVSGPASLPPTLSASSTASSLSNTSVEKRSVRELAASLSKSKTERKEHEHTAPAAWRSVLQRSINQPDIKVMEVPKTVEEKRISYKLRRTSFLHDSNFNYDSDVVDV, encoded by the exons ATGTCAACCAGATCTCAACTTACGAAAGATTTAAACG AATCGGTGAAAGCGTTACTCGGTAAGCACGTGaagatattattaaaaaatgttgTGAAATTGGAAACAAAGCAGGATAAACAAGAAAATCGTGTTCTA GTTTTTTCACCATGCCGTCTGTTTCTTTTAACGGCCAAAGTACCCACAAGG CTCGACTGTCACTTTCATTACTTAGAAATAACATCTATAGAATCCAAAAGAGCAAACCAGTTATTATTAACTGTTGGAGAGAGGTATTACAATTTTACTACTACAGGAGCAGGCGCAGACACTACAGAAGTAGATGCAATGATCGAGGCCTTACATACTGCAATCCGAAATATCTTTCCAACTGTACCCTTAAA TtatattataagaaaaataGAAGTAATACCAGCTAGTAGATTGCAGAGCATAAGAGGTAGCGAATTAGCCAGAAGTACAGAAGCAACAAGACACACTGGGCCCTGTGGTGGATTTTCAACTCAGTATGCATGCATGTGTGACTTACATGGTGTATTATACAGAGAAGAAGTTGCTTGG GATGTTGATACAATATACCTCTCTCATGACACAAGGGAATTAAATTTAAGGGATTTTGATCATTTAGATCAGAAAGATTTGGTGCCAATCATTTCTGCCTTGGAATATAATACTTGGTTCACAAAATTACGAGCGTCTCATTTGAAATTGAGTCATGAACCTTTGGAACGATTATTACATGTTATGCGCAGATCTCTTTCCATTCAAGAACTGTATCTAGATAATCTTGGAattaaatg GGATTTTGCCCATAAATTATCACTAGCTTTAATTTCCAATGGTAACACAATGTTGCAAACTATTGATCTATCGTACAATACTATTGAAGATAAAG gaGGTGCACATTTAAGTGGTCCCATTGGCAAGCTACCTAAAGGATTACAAAAGCTAAACTTAGCACATTGTGGACTAACAGGGAAAGGAATAAGTCAAGTCGCACATGCGTTAAGTTTAAATAGAAGCATGCAAACTAGTTTGCAATATTTGAATCTTTCGGAAAACTCTTTAAAAGATGACATCAAT AATTTGTGCAATTTTTTAGCACAACCTAATAGCCTAACTCATTTAGATCTAAGCGGTACAGATACTACACTGGAATGT cTGTTTGGTGCTCTACTACGGGGTTGTGCAACTAATCTAGTCCATTTGAATGTCGCTCGCAATTCTTTTTCAAGCAAAAAGACCAAAGAAATACCACCCAGCTTTAAACAGTTCTTTACAGCTACACTTTCATTAAAGTACTTAAATATATCTTGCTGCAAATTGCCGTTAGAAGCATTGAAGCATTTATTACTTGGCTTGGCGTGTAATGAAAGTACAGTTGGTTTAGAACTTGATATGAGTGGAAACAACTTAGGTTCCATGGGCGCTCACGTACTGGAGTCATGTATACATGGTGTGCGTTGTATAGCATCATTGGATATTTCCGACAGCA acATGGATGTTGATTTAGCACAAGTAATAACTGCTATAGGAAAGAACAAGTCTATAAAACAATTATATATGGGCCGTAACACTGTTAGTATGAAAAGTAAACATATTGCCATTGTAATGGATGCACTTGTGCAAATGCTTCAAGAAGATGACTGCGTTTTACAAGCACTACATTTACCGGATTCTCGATTAAAGTCTGATCTCTATAATCTTATTAATGCTCTTGGTAGTAATACGTGTCTTCATACTCTAGATATTAGTGGTAATCAAATTGGAGATCCTGGTGCAAGATTATTAGCAAAAGCACTGCAGATTAACAATCATTTGCGGACCattatttacgataaaaataaCATTACACTTCAAGGTTATGCGGATATTGTTCATGCTTTGGAGAA GAATTGTAGTGTGAGGCACATGCCGTTCCCAATTTTCGATCTGCAGCCTTGTATGAAAACCTCTGCTGAGAAAACTGAACAACTGGCCAAAAAGATACAAGATTTATTACAAAGAAACGTTACACCTTGCAAGTACAGTCACGGTCAAGCCTTTAGACTGCAACAAGGTTTTCTATTAAGTTCTACACAACAAATGGTTGATAGACTGGTTGTACAGACTCAGGATACTATTAAAGCCATTGCTGCTGAAAGCTGTGATGCTAACAATGATATCAATTATGCCACTGGGCTTATACAGGACGCTGATAACTCGAAACAG CTGTTACCAAGATTGCACGAAGTACTTCAAAGACGAGATGAAAATAAtccaattgaattaaaattacacGACATGGCAAATGAGCTTCATAAAGTCGTAACTGGATATTTACag GATTCCTTAGATGCGATGATAAAATGTGCGAATGAGCAATGTCCTACAATACTACAGCAGACAGTAATCAGAGGAGATGAAAGCGAATCGATTGCTGTGGAAGATGATCTGCGTAATAGTTGCAAAGAGAAAAACCAAATCAGTAGCGAATTTATACACACTACTATTACAGAACAAGCTGGAGCAGACATAGTCAATAGAGTCAA TGAATTAAATTTAGCTGTTGCTGGCCATGTGTCTGACAGAATAACAGATGAAGTCATTGAATCGTTATCGAGAAGTTACAAGAATTTG ATCGGCGATTGCGATAGTAGAACAAGGAGTAGCACGCCAGATGTACTACGGCCTAGTGCTGGCTCGATGAGCAGTGGCAGTGTCATAGGTGTTACAAGTACAGTAGGTGTATCCACAACATTAGCTATTGGTAGAGCCAGTCTTGCTTCGGAAGAAGATTGTCCACCTGAAACTTACTCGCTAGTAAATTCCATTGGACAGTGTTCTAGCGATCAATCTCCGATG AAATTGGATTATTTAAATCTC GCAACGCCACATCTATCGAACAAACGCAAAAGTTTACATGGAAGAAAATTGAGACCTAAATCTGTGGTTGATTCGGTTGAGGGACTTTCTGCTGACGATATTCCTGATCTACTACCACCATTGCCAAAAAGTCAAGCAGAAG AGTTTTCAGCCATCTCAGAGACAGAACATTCTTTGACAGAATCTTTAGATTCTGTTTCGGAGTTGCCTAATACCGTGGGTCAACAGTTGCAACATTTAGTGAAATCTAGACCGCGTAGAACGAAAACTAGAGCACCTACAAGACCAATGTTGAGACCGGATCAACCAATGGATGGTCTTGCTCTTGGGGAAGGTCTCGACGTATTCTTCCGACCAACTACTCCAACAACTCCTCTTATATCTCCAACAAGCGATGATAG CTCCTTACATACGTTTCCGACTGATGGCAGTCCAAATTTATCTCTTGCCAGTCACAAAAGTATTCCACCCGATACGGATAAGAAACCTGGTTGTAGTTCACCAATGTTAAAAACACTCCTTGAGCCTGCCCCACGATCACGGTCTAGCGATAATTTGGAGAAGTTTTCTCCGCTCGTCGGTAGAAGATCTCAAGGTGATTCACCATTAACTGCATCCCCATTAGCTCGACGGAATACTACTGATAATGCTCAAAATCATGAAAGAATCGTTGCGAAATCCGATAGTTCTAACGGGACGAGTAGTAATAGTTTTGTCAATACGGCTGACATTTCGAAACGTAGCACGTTGCCAATTACTGGATCTGGTACAAATTCAGTTAGCTCGCGGGATTCCGATGAGAACGGTAAAATGTTACAACTAACAACTGCTGCAAATTCTTCAGATAGGGATGTATCTCTTGCAACGTCTGTTCCTAAAGATTACGAAAGCAGAAAAAGTTTAACGAAAAAATCGGCCATGGAAATGGACAAATCTGCGAGCCAACCACTGCCCTCCCTCAAACTAAGATCGATTGGTTTCGATCTTAGAAGTCCGACAAATGGTAGCAGTACGAAAAATACTTCCGAAGCATCAAAGTCTCCAGTATTAAAACCGTCAGCTAAAGGAAGTTGTTCCACCAGTGACGGAAAGAGTAATGGTGCTTTATCAAAGACTAAATTAACTCCGCCTGCAACAGCTCCGAAACCAAGGCCTTGGAGTATGGCCACTGATAGAAAATCCG gagaatttaatttattaagcgATGGTTCTAGTCCAAATACTTCAGCAGGGAATACGCCAGATTCTGGCGATGCTCTTGACGAGTCAACGGATAGTGGTGTAAGTGGTCCCGCTTCATTGCCACCAACATTATCAGCAAGTAGCACCGCTAGTTCTTTAAGCAATACAAGCGTAGAAAAGCGATCTGTCAGAGAATTGGCAGCTAGTTTAAGCAAGAGTAAAACAGAAAGGAAAGAACACG AGCATACCGCACCTGCAGCATGGAGGTCGGTGCTTCAACGTTCTATCAACCAACCAGATATCAag GTAATGGAAGTGCCGAAAACGGTTGAAGAGAAACGAATAAGTTATAAACTTCGACGTACTTCTTTTTTACATGATTCGAATTTTAACTATGATAGCGATGTAGTGGACGTTTGA